From Polynucleobacter sp. JS-JIR-II-b4, a single genomic window includes:
- a CDS encoding nuclear transport factor 2 family protein, with protein sequence MTKLARLFHSADDVVEAWRDALRHRDIQGALDIWLDDDSITCVLPEGHRLTGHAEIREGLERLLAKQPLFLEPIACISHSVLGAAVYDTTEAVHLRADQVEAEFFLNITLVLLQDSQGWRIAHLHASHSTEETFDAPSTPHGLH encoded by the coding sequence ATGACCAAACTTGCCAGACTCTTTCACAGTGCGGACGATGTTGTCGAAGCATGGCGAGATGCCTTACGTCATCGTGATATTCAAGGTGCTCTGGATATTTGGTTAGATGATGACTCCATTACCTGCGTTCTGCCAGAAGGTCATCGCCTAACAGGTCATGCAGAAATTCGTGAGGGCCTAGAGAGACTGCTCGCCAAGCAACCTTTATTCCTAGAGCCCATTGCCTGTATTAGCCATTCCGTTTTAGGTGCTGCGGTATACGACACTACTGAAGCAGTTCATCTGAGAGCCGATCAAGTTGAAGCAGAATTTTTTCTGAATATCACACTCGTACTTTTACAGGATAGTCAGGGCTGGCGGATTGCCCATTTGCATGCCAGTCACTCTACCGAAGAAACCTTCGACGCTCCATCTACACCGCACGGCTTGCACTAA
- a CDS encoding zinc-finger domain-containing protein, which translates to MTQAQVVMVDGKDLPLHCPTNKTPAWNSHPRVFLDITETGEAKCPYCGTEYKLIPGTEPHGH; encoded by the coding sequence ATGACTCAAGCTCAAGTGGTTATGGTGGATGGCAAAGATTTACCTTTACATTGCCCCACCAACAAAACTCCTGCATGGAACTCACATCCACGTGTTTTTCTAGATATCACCGAGACCGGTGAAGCCAAGTGCCCATACTGTGGCACAGAGTACAAACTCATTCCCGGCACTGAGCCGCACGGTCACTAA
- the pyk gene encoding pyruvate kinase: MLRATKIIATLGPASEKPEVLRDMIRAGVDVVRMNFSHGTVADHKARHDLVRTISAEVGKEVGIMADLQGPKIRVGKFADSKILLKEGDKFTLDVACELGDQTKVGLDYKELPGDVKPGDRLLLNDGLVVLTVDSVKDGEIFTIVEQGGPLSNNKGINRAGGGLTAPALTEKDIADLDAAISMGVDFLAISFPKDGADMAYARQLADAASAKYGVGKVRTIAKVERAEAIEPEALKSIIAESDGIMVARGDLAIEVGNAAVPALQKRMIAWAREADKFTITATQMMESMINAPVPTRAEVSDVANAVLDGTDAVMLSAESAAGMYPVQTIKAMAEICVEAEKSDRVKLDTDFLDQTFTRIDQTIALGALFTAHHLNADAIAALTDSGSTAIWMSRHNIHVPIFALTSKIATQRALSTYRNVTPIGLDYTKDRDTALQEVEACLKKVGAVKTGNTVVLTSGEPMGEPGGTNTLKIIHVK, encoded by the coding sequence ATGTTGAGAGCAACTAAGATCATTGCAACCTTAGGGCCTGCTTCCGAGAAGCCCGAAGTGTTGCGTGACATGATTCGTGCGGGTGTAGATGTAGTACGCATGAACTTCTCTCACGGTACCGTTGCTGACCATAAAGCGCGCCATGATTTAGTGCGCACTATCTCTGCTGAGGTAGGTAAAGAAGTGGGCATCATGGCCGACTTACAGGGACCTAAAATTCGTGTGGGTAAATTTGCTGATAGCAAAATCCTCCTAAAAGAAGGCGACAAATTTACCTTGGACGTAGCTTGTGAGCTCGGTGATCAAACTAAAGTAGGTCTTGATTACAAAGAGTTGCCAGGCGATGTAAAACCAGGCGACCGTCTTTTATTAAATGATGGTTTAGTGGTTCTGACAGTTGATAGTGTTAAGGATGGTGAGATATTTACTATTGTTGAGCAGGGAGGACCACTCTCCAATAACAAAGGTATTAATCGCGCTGGTGGTGGTTTAACTGCTCCTGCGCTGACTGAAAAAGATATTGCTGACTTAGACGCTGCAATCTCAATGGGCGTAGATTTCTTGGCGATCAGCTTTCCAAAAGATGGTGCTGACATGGCCTATGCCCGTCAGTTGGCTGATGCTGCTAGCGCTAAGTATGGTGTTGGTAAAGTCAGAACCATTGCAAAAGTCGAGCGCGCAGAAGCGATTGAGCCTGAAGCCCTTAAAAGCATTATTGCTGAGAGTGACGGCATCATGGTTGCTCGTGGTGATCTCGCCATTGAAGTGGGTAATGCGGCAGTGCCTGCGTTGCAAAAGCGCATGATTGCTTGGGCGCGTGAGGCGGATAAATTTACGATTACGGCTACCCAAATGATGGAGTCGATGATTAATGCCCCAGTACCAACGCGTGCTGAAGTCAGCGACGTGGCCAATGCTGTATTAGATGGCACTGATGCAGTAATGTTGTCCGCTGAGTCTGCTGCTGGCATGTATCCAGTGCAAACCATCAAAGCGATGGCGGAGATTTGTGTTGAAGCAGAAAAGTCAGATCGCGTGAAACTCGACACCGACTTCTTAGATCAAACTTTTACTCGCATCGATCAAACGATTGCCCTGGGAGCCTTGTTTACTGCCCATCATTTAAATGCCGATGCTATCGCAGCTTTAACGGACTCTGGCTCAACAGCCATTTGGATGAGTCGTCATAATATTCACGTCCCGATTTTTGCATTGACCTCCAAGATCGCTACGCAGCGGGCATTAAGCACCTATCGTAATGTCACCCCAATCGGCTTGGACTATACAAAAGATCGTGATACGGCACTGCAAGAGGTTGAGGCATGCTTGAAAAAAGTAGGCGCTGTCAAAACAGGCAATACCGTTGTACTTACCTCTGGCGAACCGATGGGTGAGCCCGGTGGCACCAATACGCTCAAAATTATTCATGTGAAGTAG
- a CDS encoding branched-chain amino acid transaminase has protein sequence MSMSDRDGFIWTDGKLIPWREANIHVLTHSLHYGMGVFEGIRAYKTPQGTAIFRLPEHVKRLFNGTKIFQMNMPYSPEEITKGIIDVVNSNKLEACYIRPIIFIGSQKLGISPKGNSIHTSIAAWEWGAYLGEDGLNKGIRVKTSSFTRHFVNSSLVRAKASGYYINSILANQEVTANGYDEALLLDTEGYVSEGSGENLFMVRNGIVYTPDLASCLDGITRDSVIQIAKDLGYEVREKRLTRDEVYSADEAFFTGTAAEVTPIRELDDRTIGDGKRGPITEKIQKTYFDAVYGRNDQYKSWLTYVK, from the coding sequence ATGTCGATGTCCGACCGCGATGGCTTTATTTGGACTGATGGGAAGCTAATTCCTTGGCGCGAGGCCAATATTCACGTCTTAACCCATAGTCTCCACTACGGAATGGGCGTATTCGAGGGCATCCGAGCCTATAAAACCCCCCAGGGAACCGCCATTTTCCGCCTCCCAGAGCACGTAAAGCGCCTTTTTAACGGCACTAAGATCTTTCAAATGAACATGCCTTACAGCCCAGAAGAGATCACCAAGGGCATTATTGACGTCGTCAATAGCAATAAGCTCGAAGCCTGCTATATCCGCCCAATTATCTTTATCGGCTCCCAAAAACTGGGAATCTCCCCCAAAGGTAACAGCATTCATACCTCGATTGCCGCTTGGGAATGGGGTGCTTATTTGGGCGAAGATGGCCTAAATAAGGGTATTCGGGTTAAAACCTCCTCATTTACACGTCATTTCGTCAATTCTTCACTCGTTCGTGCCAAGGCATCGGGCTACTACATCAACTCCATTTTGGCTAACCAAGAAGTGACTGCCAATGGATATGACGAAGCTTTACTACTTGATACCGAAGGTTATGTTTCTGAAGGTTCCGGTGAAAACCTCTTTATGGTTCGCAACGGGATTGTGTACACACCAGACTTGGCATCCTGCTTAGATGGCATCACACGTGACTCCGTTATCCAGATCGCCAAAGATCTTGGCTATGAAGTTCGTGAAAAACGTCTGACTCGCGACGAAGTCTATTCCGCTGATGAGGCCTTCTTCACTGGCACTGCTGCTGAGGTAACTCCTATTCGTGAATTAGATGACCGCACTATTGGTGACGGCAAACGCGGCCCTATCACTGAGAAAATTCAGAAGACGTATTTTGATGCGGTGTACGGCAGAAATGACCAATACAAATCTTGGCTCACTTACGTTAAATAA
- the moaC gene encoding cyclic pyranopterin monophosphate synthase MoaC — MNKLTHFDASGQAHMVNVGDKPNTHRIAVATGKITMLPETFKMVEAGTHKKGDVLGIARIAGIQASKRTSDLIPLCHPLALTHVSLEFQTNPSENSITCQVRAETTGPTGVEMEALTAVQVALLTIYDMCKAVDRGMVMGDVKLLEKSGGKSGEWVAEK, encoded by the coding sequence ATGAACAAACTAACTCATTTTGATGCCAGCGGGCAAGCCCACATGGTAAACGTTGGCGATAAACCCAATACCCACCGTATAGCCGTTGCCACTGGCAAGATCACCATGCTTCCCGAGACCTTCAAAATGGTAGAGGCTGGTACCCACAAAAAGGGTGATGTTTTAGGAATCGCCAGAATTGCAGGTATTCAGGCATCCAAAAGAACATCAGATCTCATTCCTCTATGCCATCCGCTGGCGCTAACTCACGTTAGCCTAGAGTTCCAAACCAATCCAAGTGAAAACAGTATTACCTGCCAAGTCAGAGCAGAAACCACCGGACCAACCGGTGTAGAAATGGAAGCGCTCACTGCAGTCCAAGTTGCCCTCCTCACAATTTATGACATGTGCAAAGCCGTAGACCGTGGCATGGTGATGGGGGATGTCAAACTACTCGAGAAAAGTGGCGGCAAAAGCGGGGAATGGGTTGCGGAGAAGTAA
- a CDS encoding AAA family ATPase has translation MIAENTLLSHLVWDTDNPNANIYKVLSEIDPGCSRSEWMQVGFGCIDHLGESAQSAFFDWSQGCLHEKYDFGNSPPTNYSRSELESQWNDWIKRKYEGRSGITFGTVKHLAKKHSGKQIGSSRPTVINRNSGGISAKDLANKTFPPLVWIVKDILPEGCYLLSARPKVGKSWLALQCCLAVAYGSKTLDREVAAGKAIYLALEDNQRRLQSRLKIMRPQGYATDNLILHTEWPKLNDGGIEALEKLISSESPRLVVIDTLAKVRPPMGRNSNLYEGDYSAVAPLTTLANKYRCCILVVTHNRKGKSDSDALEQISGSLGLSGAVDGALVIDGIRSDKQYKLSLIGRDIPNDDELAISRQENGEWKILGEATQIFISAERKEITDALRLHPAGLKPKEIADFLGKKQPTVRKLLSSMVVAGQIQNSGGTYTLISGNSSNNEKIGNSGNTSNSSSLLASIDWDN, from the coding sequence ATGATCGCTGAAAATACCCTGCTCTCCCACTTGGTGTGGGACACCGATAATCCCAATGCAAATATTTACAAAGTCTTAAGCGAAATAGATCCTGGGTGCTCCAGAAGCGAATGGATGCAAGTAGGCTTTGGTTGCATTGACCACCTAGGAGAATCCGCTCAATCGGCATTTTTTGACTGGTCACAAGGGTGCTTGCATGAAAAGTATGATTTTGGTAATTCACCCCCAACTAATTACAGCCGCAGTGAGCTTGAGAGTCAATGGAACGACTGGATAAAGCGCAAATACGAAGGTAGGTCGGGCATTACGTTTGGGACGGTGAAACATTTAGCCAAAAAACATAGCGGTAAACAAATTGGCTCATCCAGACCAACGGTCATAAATAGAAATTCTGGGGGCATAAGCGCCAAAGATCTAGCAAATAAAACCTTTCCCCCATTGGTGTGGATTGTTAAGGACATACTCCCAGAGGGTTGCTATCTACTTTCAGCAAGGCCTAAGGTTGGGAAGTCTTGGCTTGCACTTCAATGCTGCCTAGCTGTTGCTTATGGGAGCAAAACACTTGATCGGGAAGTCGCCGCAGGAAAGGCAATCTACCTAGCGCTTGAGGACAATCAAAGAAGGCTACAAAGTAGATTGAAAATCATGCGCCCTCAGGGATATGCAACAGACAACCTGATTCTTCATACCGAATGGCCAAAGCTAAATGATGGCGGTATAGAAGCGCTAGAAAAATTAATTTCCTCAGAGTCACCAAGGCTTGTTGTAATCGACACTCTAGCTAAAGTTCGCCCACCAATGGGCAGAAACTCAAACTTATACGAAGGCGACTATTCTGCAGTAGCGCCATTAACCACATTGGCAAATAAATATCGGTGTTGCATCTTAGTGGTCACCCATAATAGAAAGGGCAAATCCGATTCAGATGCGCTGGAACAGATTAGCGGGTCTCTTGGCCTATCTGGAGCCGTAGATGGAGCGCTTGTTATAGACGGAATTAGGTCAGACAAACAGTACAAGTTAAGCCTAATTGGTAGAGACATACCCAATGATGATGAACTGGCTATCAGCCGTCAAGAAAATGGCGAATGGAAGATTCTTGGGGAGGCGACACAGATATTTATTAGCGCTGAAAGAAAGGAAATTACCGACGCCCTTCGACTCCACCCAGCAGGCCTAAAACCTAAAGAGATAGCTGATTTCCTTGGGAAAAAGCAACCAACCGTTCGCAAACTATTAAGCTCGATGGTAGTTGCTGGACAGATACAAAACTCTGGTGGTACTTATACATTAATAAGTGGTAACTCTAGTAATAACGAGAAGATCGGTAACTCTGGTAACACCAGTAACTCAAGTAGCTTATTAGCATCAATAGATTGGGATAACTGA
- a CDS encoding phosphoglycerate kinase, translating into MPESLFKVKRLSELAQSGQLKGKRVFIRADLNVPQDEAGNITEDTRIRASMPAVQMCLDAGAAVMVTSHLGRPTEGEFKPEDSLAPVADRIASLLNRKVPLISDWVNGGFEVNPGEVVLLENCRLNVGEKKNSDELAKKIAALCDVYVNDAFGTAHRAEATTYGVAKFAPVACAGPLMAAELDALSRALASPKRPLVAIVAGSKVSSKLTILKALSEKVDELIVGGGIANTFLLAKGLPIGKSLAEPDLVDEAREIMEIMEKRGAHVPIPEDVVVANELSPLARANRVPADQVAEDDMILDIGPKTAARLSIMLAHAGTIVWNGPLGVFEIDQFGGGTKMLAAAIAHSPAFSIAGGGDTLAAIAKYGIENQVDYISTGGGAFLEFLEGKTLPAFAVLAERAKD; encoded by the coding sequence ATGCCGGAATCCTTATTTAAAGTTAAGCGTTTAAGTGAATTAGCCCAGTCAGGTCAATTAAAGGGTAAGCGGGTATTTATCCGTGCCGATTTGAATGTCCCTCAAGACGAGGCAGGCAACATTACAGAAGACACTCGTATTCGGGCATCGATGCCTGCTGTACAGATGTGTTTGGATGCTGGGGCAGCAGTGATGGTGACTTCGCATTTAGGTCGTCCAACCGAAGGGGAATTTAAACCTGAAGATAGTTTGGCTCCTGTAGCCGATCGCATTGCTAGTTTGCTGAATCGTAAAGTGCCTTTAATTAGCGACTGGGTGAATGGCGGCTTTGAAGTGAATCCTGGCGAGGTAGTCCTGCTGGAAAATTGCCGATTGAATGTCGGTGAGAAAAAGAATAGCGACGAATTAGCGAAAAAAATTGCTGCATTGTGTGATGTGTATGTCAACGATGCATTTGGTACGGCGCATCGCGCTGAAGCCACTACCTATGGTGTAGCGAAGTTTGCACCAGTAGCGTGTGCCGGTCCTTTGATGGCTGCTGAATTAGATGCGCTGAGTCGTGCTTTAGCAAGTCCAAAACGTCCTCTGGTAGCCATTGTTGCTGGCTCTAAAGTTTCTTCTAAGTTGACGATTCTGAAAGCGCTCTCTGAGAAAGTGGATGAGCTCATCGTTGGTGGCGGCATTGCTAATACTTTCTTGCTGGCCAAAGGATTGCCGATTGGTAAATCCCTTGCTGAGCCTGATTTAGTGGACGAAGCAAGAGAGATTATGGAGATCATGGAAAAGCGTGGCGCTCACGTTCCAATTCCTGAAGACGTAGTGGTTGCCAATGAGCTGTCTCCATTAGCCCGCGCAAACCGAGTACCTGCGGATCAGGTTGCAGAAGACGACATGATCTTGGATATTGGTCCAAAGACTGCTGCACGTTTATCCATCATGCTCGCTCACGCTGGCACGATTGTTTGGAATGGCCCATTAGGCGTATTTGAGATTGATCAATTTGGTGGCGGCACCAAGATGTTGGCCGCAGCCATTGCGCACTCACCTGCATTCTCGATTGCGGGTGGCGGTGATACTTTGGCGGCAATTGCGAAGTACGGTATTGAGAATCAGGTGGATTACATCTCTACTGGCGGCGGCGCCTTCTTAGAATTTTTAGAAGGCAAAACTTTGCCAGCCTTTGCGGTACTTGCTGAAAGAGCGAAAGACTAA
- a CDS encoding DUF2946 family protein produces MDVQVLRSLMKWPNVPDCYGWLALDRRGQWRMRDEFTQQNNLPGQVIQHAALNDFIERNYACDESGRYFFQNGPQRVFITLDATPWIVRIIPGDAGTHLTNQCHQIMEPTAALSDEKGNIYIVGIVNQTIYGSNKNDSNQFVKKDGQTVALLHDHDLDHFAELAKLREEACSFGGSWNWQGNQLPLDPIHSEELASRFHYIAQPQP; encoded by the coding sequence ATGGATGTTCAAGTGCTTCGGTCACTCATGAAGTGGCCCAATGTACCTGATTGCTATGGCTGGCTTGCTTTAGATCGCCGTGGCCAGTGGCGTATGCGTGACGAGTTCACACAACAAAATAATCTCCCAGGCCAAGTGATTCAACATGCTGCCCTGAATGATTTCATTGAACGTAACTATGCTTGCGATGAGAGCGGTAGATACTTTTTCCAGAATGGCCCGCAACGCGTTTTTATTACCTTAGATGCGACCCCTTGGATAGTACGAATTATTCCAGGTGACGCCGGAACGCATCTAACTAATCAATGCCATCAAATCATGGAGCCCACTGCCGCTCTAAGCGACGAGAAAGGCAATATTTATATTGTTGGCATAGTAAATCAAACGATTTATGGCAGCAATAAAAACGACAGCAATCAATTTGTTAAAAAAGATGGCCAAACAGTTGCCCTGTTACACGATCACGATCTTGATCATTTTGCTGAGCTAGCCAAGCTACGCGAAGAGGCTTGCAGCTTTGGCGGCTCCTGGAATTGGCAAGGCAACCAACTGCCCTTAGACCCCATTCACTCCGAAGAGCTAGCCTCTCGCTTTCACTATATAGCGCAGCCACAGCCTTAG
- a CDS encoding M48 family metalloprotease, which translates to MQDIKSVPKTSFLRRALAVQLMLGLACSGFPAYAATPAGDVSVEGNSAAIQNIGRAMQSPDARPANAPTRNTMQSQPTIVLPDMGDPGGDALSRVDERKYGEMIMRQIRPDPDYSNDLPLYDFLNQMERRLLQAARKLQLGGANEQGSGAYNFEVFAVKDSSINAFALPGGFIGFHTGLIVSAESDSEVASVMGHETGHVLQRHLARQMDKQTTNTMIAIAGMVLGALAMSRNPQAGAGLMQGGQAVAVNNQLSYSRDAEREADRVGFQILDASGYDVNGAPGFFQRLQKATGIMDKGVPAYVRTHPLTTDRIADMQDRARTVASRNVPTSVEFYFIKARARMEQAGTSSGMYDLKNTFESLSKQQPIGKQLEGFYGLALIAQRQGKIDQAEADLQQARNLAQKASAPGSPIQRQSLSLDITASELALAKGKGEEALQIAQATLRAYPQSYAAGAAMINADLKLGRTNDAVTWLKARTRAQPNEVVWWSLLSKSYDQAGNIPMRHYALGEKYALEGAWPSAIEQLRIARSAGGADFYQGSSIDARLREMQRQYQDELKEQGKQMPG; encoded by the coding sequence ATGCAAGACATAAAGTCAGTTCCAAAAACCTCCTTTTTGCGCCGTGCTTTGGCTGTTCAGCTGATGTTGGGATTGGCTTGCTCTGGGTTTCCTGCATATGCCGCCACCCCTGCTGGCGATGTGTCGGTAGAAGGTAACTCAGCCGCTATTCAGAATATCGGTAGGGCAATGCAGTCACCCGATGCACGTCCCGCTAATGCGCCTACACGCAACACGATGCAAAGTCAGCCTACTATTGTTTTGCCCGATATGGGCGATCCAGGTGGCGATGCCTTAAGTCGAGTGGATGAGCGTAAGTATGGCGAAATGATCATGCGCCAGATTCGTCCGGATCCTGACTATTCAAATGACCTGCCGCTCTACGATTTTTTAAATCAGATGGAACGCCGCTTATTACAAGCCGCCCGAAAACTACAACTCGGTGGCGCTAATGAGCAGGGCAGTGGCGCTTATAACTTCGAAGTATTTGCCGTTAAAGATAGCAGCATTAATGCGTTTGCATTGCCTGGCGGATTTATTGGATTTCATACGGGTTTGATTGTGAGTGCTGAATCAGATTCTGAAGTCGCTTCTGTCATGGGCCACGAAACAGGTCACGTATTGCAGCGCCATTTGGCGCGTCAGATGGATAAACAAACAACCAATACCATGATTGCCATTGCCGGTATGGTGCTTGGCGCATTGGCGATGTCTCGCAACCCCCAGGCCGGAGCTGGTTTGATGCAGGGTGGGCAGGCAGTGGCAGTAAATAATCAACTTTCGTATTCGAGGGATGCAGAGCGCGAGGCTGATCGGGTAGGCTTTCAGATATTGGATGCCAGTGGATATGACGTCAATGGAGCGCCAGGATTTTTCCAGCGCTTGCAAAAAGCCACCGGCATTATGGATAAAGGTGTACCTGCTTACGTGCGTACCCATCCTTTAACAACCGACCGTATTGCAGATATGCAAGATAGGGCGCGCACTGTTGCGTCACGTAATGTACCTACCTCAGTCGAGTTCTATTTCATTAAGGCTCGTGCGCGCATGGAGCAGGCTGGAACATCCAGTGGAATGTATGACTTAAAAAATACCTTTGAGAGTTTGAGTAAACAGCAGCCGATTGGTAAACAGTTAGAGGGTTTTTATGGGCTAGCCTTGATAGCGCAGCGCCAAGGAAAAATAGACCAAGCAGAGGCGGATTTGCAGCAAGCTCGCAATCTAGCTCAGAAGGCAAGTGCACCAGGGTCGCCTATTCAAAGACAGAGCCTATCGCTGGATATCACCGCCTCTGAACTTGCTCTAGCAAAAGGCAAAGGGGAGGAGGCTTTGCAAATCGCCCAAGCTACTTTGCGTGCTTACCCCCAGTCATACGCTGCTGGTGCTGCCATGATTAATGCGGATTTAAAACTGGGCCGCACTAATGATGCGGTTACTTGGTTAAAAGCGCGCACAAGAGCGCAGCCCAACGAAGTGGTGTGGTGGAGCCTGCTATCTAAATCCTATGATCAAGCTGGCAATATTCCTATGCGCCATTACGCACTCGGTGAAAAATATGCCTTAGAGGGTGCTTGGCCTTCGGCAATTGAACAACTCCGTATTGCTAGATCAGCAGGTGGCGCCGATTTTTATCAAGGCTCGAGCATTGATGCCCGCTTACGAGAAATGCAGCGCCAGTATCAAGATGAGCTTAAGGAGCAAGGCAAGCAGATGCCTGGCTAA
- a CDS encoding site-specific integrase: MATLRKRSNGHWQARVRKANQSITKTFINKVDAERWAKQTEVEIDKGSFINVGLAERTTFAEIIDRYITEVLPKMRGGEADYIRLRALARRPIAKLNMVALTPQKIAQHRDERLREIAPATVIRELSYFSSIITHARKEWGININNPVALVSKPKNPQGRSRILDNAETNALFEALRPTGRRSIWMLPLVKLALETAMRRSELLGLRWEHIDLGRRTIFLELTKNGTSRTVPLSTHAIQILTEMPRNLDGRVFPVTHVVVSQAFNRARKQAGVKDIRFHDLRHMAITRLAEKLPNLIELSAVSGHKSLAMLKRYYHPNPKLLAEKLG, translated from the coding sequence GTGGCAACACTACGCAAAAGAAGCAATGGACATTGGCAGGCACGAGTCCGCAAAGCAAATCAAAGCATCACAAAAACTTTTATTAATAAAGTCGATGCCGAACGCTGGGCAAAGCAAACTGAAGTTGAGATTGATAAAGGCAGTTTTATAAACGTCGGTCTAGCCGAACGTACAACCTTTGCCGAAATCATTGATCGTTACATCACAGAGGTATTACCAAAGATGCGTGGGGGTGAGGCCGACTACATCCGTTTAAGGGCACTGGCAAGGCGTCCAATAGCTAAGCTGAATATGGTGGCACTAACCCCACAAAAGATAGCTCAACACAGGGATGAACGACTGCGAGAGATTGCACCAGCAACAGTCATCAGAGAGCTATCTTATTTTTCATCCATCATTACACATGCCCGCAAAGAATGGGGCATCAACATAAACAACCCGGTAGCACTGGTATCTAAACCTAAAAATCCACAAGGAAGAAGTCGCATACTTGATAATGCCGAAACTAACGCACTATTTGAAGCATTAAGACCAACTGGGCGGCGTTCGATATGGATGCTACCTTTGGTAAAACTAGCGCTTGAAACAGCAATGCGTAGAAGTGAATTACTGGGGCTGCGCTGGGAGCATATTGACCTTGGGCGGCGTACGATATTCCTTGAGCTAACTAAGAACGGCACAAGCAGAACTGTACCTTTATCAACCCATGCAATCCAAATACTTACCGAAATGCCACGTAACCTCGATGGAAGAGTTTTTCCAGTTACCCATGTAGTAGTGTCACAGGCATTTAACCGAGCCAGAAAACAAGCTGGGGTTAAAGATATACGCTTCCACGATTTAAGACACATGGCTATCACCAGACTTGCTGAAAAGCTGCCCAACCTAATTGAACTATCCGCAGTTTCGGGACATAAGAGCTTGGCCATGCTTAAAAGGTACTACCACCCAAATCCTAAGTTACTTGCAGAAAAGTTGGGTTAA
- the waaF gene encoding lipopolysaccharide heptosyltransferase II, whose protein sequence is MHGILIIAPNWIGDAVMTQPLLASLKKQYPEANIDVLASTWVAPIYRACSEVHEVIEAKFEHKQLQWGLRKQLAAKLATKKYQACFVLPNSLKSALIPWLANIPFRVGYRGELRFGLINLSLDNPSKVNRPPMVEHYLALSQLLNEEQVSSTARNLAPKLNVSIAANQSVQAKLVSANVDPANIYVMCPGAEYGPTKRWPTSHFAQLAQKLITSNPHSQIILLGSKGDHALAQEIQSQAKQDNHIHNWCGDTSLDEAIALIGMGKAVISNDSGLMHIAAALRTPQVAIFGSSDPAHTPPLSDKAKVIWLNLPCSPCHKRECPLGHLKCLNDILPEQVFATLNTLQP, encoded by the coding sequence ATGCACGGTATTCTGATCATTGCCCCAAACTGGATTGGGGACGCTGTGATGACTCAGCCATTATTAGCATCCCTCAAAAAGCAATATCCAGAAGCAAACATTGACGTACTCGCCAGCACTTGGGTTGCTCCAATTTATCGTGCATGCTCCGAAGTACATGAAGTCATCGAAGCCAAGTTCGAGCACAAACAATTGCAGTGGGGCTTACGCAAACAACTTGCAGCCAAGCTGGCGACCAAAAAATATCAAGCCTGTTTTGTATTACCCAATAGCCTGAAGTCAGCACTCATTCCTTGGCTCGCTAATATTCCTTTTCGGGTTGGCTATCGTGGTGAATTACGCTTTGGCTTAATCAACTTATCACTAGATAATCCAAGCAAGGTAAATCGTCCGCCTATGGTGGAGCACTATCTTGCATTGAGCCAACTTCTCAATGAAGAGCAGGTTTCATCAACCGCAAGGAATCTCGCGCCCAAGTTAAATGTTTCGATTGCAGCTAATCAATCAGTACAGGCTAAATTAGTCAGCGCCAATGTTGATCCCGCCAATATTTATGTCATGTGCCCAGGCGCCGAGTACGGCCCAACCAAACGCTGGCCCACAAGTCACTTTGCACAATTGGCGCAAAAACTCATTACCAGCAATCCGCATAGTCAGATCATTCTTTTGGGTAGCAAAGGCGACCACGCACTTGCCCAAGAAATTCAATCACAAGCAAAGCAAGATAATCATATTCATAACTGGTGTGGAGATACTTCGCTAGATGAAGCGATTGCCTTGATTGGCATGGGCAAAGCGGTTATCAGCAATGACTCTGGATTAATGCACATTGCGGCAGCCCTCAGAACCCCTCAAGTTGCCATTTTTGGATCAAGCGACCCAGCCCATACCCCACCTTTATCAGATAAAGCTAAGGTAATTTGGCTCAACCTGCCTTGCAGTCCATGCCATAAAAGAGAATGTCCACTGGGTCACTTAAAGTGCTTAAACGACATCTTGCCGGAACAAGTATTCGCTACACTGAATACCTTGCAGCCATAA